In one window of Thermovenabulum gondwanense DNA:
- a CDS encoding sugar phosphate isomerase/epimerase family protein, which yields MKMKLSCFGSTKDIDDIAKAGYDCAELQIREIVEFSDDEYKMALKRVKDSGITCEVFDNPVPLNISITSPEFDLNYWTEYLKKGAERTAKMGARYYVFGNGRSRSLPAEGDVKGAYEKLITFINILCDVTAEYNITVLLEPLSTSLSNFINSIPEAVKFIEEFGRYNLKTMCDMRYLLPMNRDVEDIADYEKYIKHIHVDNPLSNFPQRFIPTLNDGYDYAPFINVLKKICYKEIISIEANTFNDFKEDIKKGIEFFNHFGIEPYRN from the coding sequence ATGAAGATGAAGCTTTCCTGCTTTGGCTCCACAAAAGACATCGATGATATTGCAAAAGCCGGGTATGACTGTGCTGAACTGCAAATAAGAGAAATTGTGGAATTTAGCGATGACGAATATAAAATGGCTTTGAAAAGAGTCAAAGACTCGGGAATCACCTGCGAAGTCTTCGACAACCCCGTTCCTTTAAATATATCCATAACCTCGCCGGAATTTGATCTGAATTACTGGACGGAATATCTAAAAAAAGGTGCCGAAAGGACTGCAAAAATGGGTGCCCGTTATTACGTTTTTGGAAACGGCAGGTCCAGAAGCCTCCCCGCAGAAGGTGATGTAAAAGGAGCTTACGAGAAACTAATTACCTTTATCAATATTTTGTGCGATGTCACCGCAGAATACAATATAACGGTGCTTTTAGAACCCCTGAGCACAAGTTTATCCAACTTTATCAATTCCATACCGGAAGCGGTAAAATTTATCGAGGAATTTGGAAGGTACAATTTGAAGACCATGTGTGATATGAGGTATCTTCTGCCAATGAACAGAGATGTAGAGGATATAGCCGACTACGAAAAATACATCAAACATATTCACGTGGATAATCCTCTTTCCAATTTCCCCCAGAGGTTTATACCTACTTTAAACGATGGTTATGATTATGCCCCCTTTATCAATGTATTAAAGAAAATATGTTATAAAGAGATAATTTCAATTGAGGCAAACACCTTTAACGATTTTAAAGAAGATATTAAAAAAGGAATAGAATTTTTTAACCATTTTGGGATAGAACCTTATAGAAATTAA
- a CDS encoding methyl-accepting chemotaxis protein: MTTVFGSIVLIGCVVLFVISQTYASNAVKNEAINAMEKVAEKTAENIEDNIQSRLYVIESISDTSVIKGKWENREASLEEKLQYLRDQLRKSIKLDFKRFALIGTDGNGYYQDGTPVDAEDVNYYKAIAQKGMSGFELRVQQNKNSFDYLFYSPVRHYLTNELAGAVVGIVDGNKFNQLISSAAYSEDGYSFAIDDKGNIIAHKDLDRIMKKENLINNSSSLNDTVNRMIKGENGIEEVKENGRDWLIAFTPVGNTRWSVGVVAPKEEVLKGIGRLKGAMIFFSLLIIILSVFLTFAMAKTTITPVLAVIQQIGSISKGDFTARMEEKFLYRRDEIGELALSVKRLKENFLPLIVGIREETKALFNSSVKLNDISEEIAISSEEVAKTVENVAQGANEQTMKIKDINDLIEEIKGSINGLFNEIARVKNSGEESFSYAQTGREKLGNLVGSIEEISSSFKLVLEKLEQMKTSVKQVEEVVEIIKGIAEQTNLLALNAAIEAARAGDKGSGFSVVASEIRKLSEQTRISLEKIRNLLRGMVSDTEQVVRTSELMDGKLKKQQESTGDTLSAFEKISMSISEMKTLIEKVFSDIGQISKLKDVIAERIEAISRTSEEASVSAEQISASVEEFAASTQEITKNAQEIVDIAKALEEKTKIFILPS, from the coding sequence ATGACAACGGTTTTTGGCAGTATAGTATTAATCGGATGTGTTGTTCTTTTTGTAATAAGTCAGACTTACGCTTCAAATGCGGTAAAAAATGAGGCTATAAATGCCATGGAAAAAGTGGCGGAGAAAACTGCGGAAAACATAGAAGACAACATACAATCAAGATTGTACGTTATAGAAAGTATTTCCGATACCAGTGTGATTAAAGGGAAGTGGGAAAATAGAGAAGCATCGCTGGAAGAAAAGCTTCAGTATTTAAGGGATCAGCTCCGAAAATCGATAAAATTGGATTTTAAAAGATTTGCTTTAATCGGCACTGACGGCAACGGATATTATCAGGACGGCACGCCTGTCGATGCGGAGGACGTAAATTATTATAAAGCAATTGCGCAAAAAGGGATGAGCGGCTTTGAATTAAGGGTTCAGCAAAACAAAAACTCCTTCGATTACTTATTTTATTCTCCGGTAAGGCATTACCTTACCAATGAGCTTGCAGGCGCCGTAGTGGGCATTGTGGATGGCAATAAATTTAATCAGTTAATTTCATCAGCTGCTTACAGCGAGGATGGGTATTCCTTTGCTATTGACGATAAAGGAAACATAATAGCTCACAAAGACCTGGACAGAATAATGAAAAAAGAAAATCTGATTAATAATTCTTCTTCTTTAAATGATACGGTAAACAGGATGATTAAGGGCGAAAATGGAATAGAGGAGGTAAAAGAAAACGGCAGAGATTGGCTTATAGCCTTTACGCCGGTAGGTAACACCCGATGGTCGGTGGGTGTGGTGGCTCCGAAAGAAGAAGTTTTAAAAGGCATTGGAAGGTTAAAAGGCGCTATGATCTTTTTTTCCTTGCTGATAATTATCCTCTCAGTTTTTCTGACCTTTGCAATGGCAAAAACAACCATAACGCCGGTGCTTGCCGTTATTCAACAAATTGGAAGCATTTCTAAAGGTGATTTTACCGCAAGAATGGAAGAAAAATTTTTATATAGAAGGGATGAAATAGGGGAACTTGCACTTTCTGTTAAAAGGCTTAAAGAAAACTTTCTACCTCTTATCGTTGGAATCAGGGAGGAAACGAAGGCCCTGTTTAATAGTTCTGTAAAATTAAATGATATCTCGGAAGAAATAGCTATTTCCTCCGAAGAAGTGGCCAAAACCGTAGAAAATGTAGCACAGGGTGCTAATGAGCAGACTATGAAAATTAAAGATATTAATGATTTGATTGAGGAAATTAAAGGGAGTATAAACGGTCTTTTTAATGAAATAGCCCGGGTAAAAAATTCCGGAGAAGAAAGCTTTTCTTATGCTCAAACCGGCAGGGAAAAGCTGGGGAATCTTGTCGGATCGATAGAAGAAATTTCCAGTAGTTTTAAACTGGTTTTAGAAAAATTGGAGCAGATGAAAACTTCGGTGAAACAGGTGGAAGAAGTTGTAGAAATAATAAAAGGGATCGCCGAACAGACTAATTTATTGGCTCTTAATGCTGCAATAGAAGCTGCGAGGGCAGGAGATAAAGGCTCGGGCTTTTCGGTAGTTGCTTCCGAAATACGGAAGCTGTCGGAGCAGACAAGGATATCCCTGGAAAAAATAAGGAATCTTTTAAGGGGCATGGTTTCTGATACGGAACAGGTGGTAAGGACATCCGAACTAATGGATGGAAAGCTGAAAAAACAGCAGGAAAGTACGGGAGATACCCTGAGTGCTTTTGAAAAAATATCAATGAGTATTAGCGAAATGAAAACCCTAATCGAAAAAGTATTCTCCGATATAGGGCAAATATCAAAGCTTAAAGATGTAATCGCAGAAAGAATAGAAGCCATAAGCAGGACGTCGGAAGAAGCCTCGGTGTCTGCTGAACAAATCTCTGCCTCCGTAGAGGAATTTGCTGCTTCTACTCAGGAAATAACAAAGAACGCTCAGGAAATAGTGGATATAGCTAAGGCGCTGGAGGAAAAAACAAAAATATTTATTTTACCCTCTTGA
- a CDS encoding zinc-dependent alcohol dehydrogenase produces MEKMKAVVFYGPRDMRFEEVERPVPKEGEVCIKVKYASICGSDIEEYKIGSDRALPPLIFGHEFSGEIVEVGQGVSKERIGQRVSVNPILYCGKCFYCKKGLINLCNNRRSVGRTLGVEKKRCDGGFAEYVCVPEFSVVPLKEGVTFEEGALLEPLAVCYCAAKAVSFEKGENVLVIGSGPIGLMIIQFLKIFGSGKIVATDIMDFRLDAAKACGAHEVVNVKSESIEKALEYTGGIGYDRVIVTAGAPGVINDSIKLVRNGGSIILVSLIREEVSINPVSIVGRQLTVYGSYMFTTEMQDVMDYLADKRLDVRNIITSTYNLSETPEVFKDLASGNSKDIKVLLKID; encoded by the coding sequence ATGGAAAAGATGAAGGCTGTCGTTTTTTACGGGCCCAGGGATATGAGGTTCGAAGAAGTGGAAAGACCCGTGCCAAAAGAAGGGGAAGTGTGCATAAAAGTAAAATATGCATCCATTTGCGGATCGGATATTGAAGAGTATAAGATAGGCTCGGACCGGGCATTACCTCCTTTAATTTTCGGTCACGAATTTTCGGGCGAGATTGTCGAAGTTGGGCAGGGCGTATCAAAGGAAAGAATCGGCCAGAGGGTTAGCGTAAATCCTATACTTTACTGCGGAAAATGCTTCTACTGTAAAAAGGGATTAATAAATTTGTGCAACAACAGGAGAAGCGTAGGTAGGACGCTTGGAGTAGAGAAAAAAAGGTGTGATGGTGGCTTTGCCGAGTACGTGTGCGTCCCCGAATTTTCGGTGGTGCCGCTAAAAGAGGGAGTAACCTTCGAGGAAGGGGCACTCCTTGAGCCTCTGGCAGTATGTTATTGTGCTGCAAAAGCCGTGAGTTTTGAAAAAGGGGAAAACGTCCTCGTAATCGGTTCAGGCCCTATTGGCTTAATGATAATTCAATTTTTAAAAATCTTCGGTTCCGGGAAAATCGTTGCAACGGATATTATGGATTTCAGGCTTGATGCGGCAAAAGCCTGCGGAGCCCATGAGGTGGTAAATGTTAAAAGTGAATCCATAGAGAAGGCCCTTGAATACACCGGAGGCATAGGATATGACCGGGTAATAGTTACGGCGGGAGCTCCCGGGGTTATAAATGATTCCATTAAGCTTGTCAGGAATGGAGGAAGCATAATACTCGTATCGCTGATAAGGGAAGAAGTTAGCATAAACCCGGTGAGCATAGTAGGACGACAGTTAACCGTGTACGGCAGTTACATGTTTACCACCGAAATGCAAGATGTAATGGATTATTTGGCTGACAAAAGATTGGATGTGAGAAATATAATCACTTCTACCTATAACCTGTCCGAGACACCGGAAGTGTTTAAAGACCTTGCATCGGGGAACAGCAAGGATATTAAAGTGCTACTTAAAATAGATTAG
- the ilvB gene encoding biosynthetic-type acetolactate synthase large subunit: MKITAAEALIKALEAEGVDLIFGYPGGAILPVYDSLYNSKKIKHVLTRSEQAAAHAASGFARVSGKVGVCMATSGPGATNLVTGIATAYMDSVPIVAITGQVPTGVIGRDVFQEVDITGATAPFTKHNYLVKRAEDIPRIVKEAFYIASTGRPGPVLIDLPKDVAETRIEFKMPGKINLRGYKPKVQGHPLQIERAVEEIKRAQRPVIIAGGGVNSAKAEKELMELVEKTGIPVATSLMGIGCFPQNHPLSLGMAGMHGSPRANIAITEADLIIAAGVRFSDRMTGKVSGFAPKAKILHIDIDPAEIGKNVRVDIPIVGDLRVVLSEISKNSTKKDLYEWYDFIEKISKKGVYEKKGMLCPQEIIEVISQKTKGEAIITTEVGSHQMWVAQFYEFIHPRSFITSGGLGTMGYGLPAAIGAKFANPGKTVINFAGDGSFQMNLAEMATIVENNLAVKMVLFNNGGLGLVRQLQEFYCDGRYHQVNFKFTPDFVKLAESYGIKAERIESRKELPQAVDRMLSEEGSFLLECMVDIRENVYPMVLNGSPINKMIGG; the protein is encoded by the coding sequence ATGAAAATTACTGCTGCAGAGGCTTTAATTAAGGCACTGGAAGCAGAGGGAGTGGATTTAATATTCGGTTATCCAGGGGGAGCGATACTTCCGGTTTACGATTCCCTTTATAATTCTAAAAAAATCAAACATGTTTTAACTCGCTCCGAACAGGCTGCTGCCCATGCAGCCAGCGGTTTTGCCAGGGTTTCCGGGAAGGTGGGAGTTTGCATGGCCACCTCGGGGCCCGGCGCGACAAACCTGGTAACGGGGATAGCAACTGCCTATATGGATTCCGTTCCGATAGTTGCAATAACCGGACAGGTGCCTACCGGCGTAATCGGGCGGGATGTTTTTCAAGAGGTGGACATAACGGGGGCTACCGCTCCGTTTACAAAGCACAATTATCTGGTTAAAAGGGCGGAAGATATACCCAGGATAGTAAAGGAGGCCTTTTATATTGCTTCCACCGGAAGGCCGGGCCCTGTTTTGATAGACCTTCCCAAGGATGTAGCGGAGACGAGAATAGAGTTTAAAATGCCCGGGAAAATTAACCTTCGAGGATATAAACCTAAGGTTCAGGGGCATCCCCTGCAGATAGAAAGGGCAGTAGAAGAAATAAAAAGAGCCCAGCGCCCGGTCATAATAGCAGGTGGAGGGGTAAACTCCGCCAAAGCGGAAAAGGAATTGATGGAATTAGTGGAAAAGACGGGTATACCGGTAGCTACCTCCCTCATGGGCATAGGCTGTTTTCCGCAAAATCATCCGTTATCTCTTGGAATGGCCGGTATGCACGGTAGTCCCCGCGCTAACATTGCCATAACCGAGGCTGACCTGATAATTGCTGCAGGGGTAAGGTTCAGCGACAGGATGACAGGTAAAGTATCGGGGTTTGCGCCGAAGGCAAAAATCCTACATATTGATATAGACCCGGCAGAAATCGGAAAAAACGTAAGGGTCGATATACCTATAGTAGGGGACCTGAGGGTTGTGCTTTCGGAGATTTCAAAAAATAGCACAAAAAAGGATCTTTATGAATGGTATGATTTTATAGAAAAAATCAGTAAAAAAGGGGTTTACGAAAAAAAAGGTATGCTTTGCCCACAGGAGATAATAGAGGTGATTTCTCAAAAGACTAAGGGAGAAGCAATTATTACTACGGAAGTGGGTTCCCATCAAATGTGGGTAGCGCAGTTTTACGAATTTATTCACCCGCGCAGCTTTATAACTTCGGGAGGGCTTGGTACCATGGGTTACGGCCTTCCCGCAGCGATCGGAGCAAAATTTGCAAACCCGGGGAAAACCGTAATAAACTTTGCCGGGGATGGAAGCTTTCAGATGAATTTAGCGGAGATGGCGACAATTGTCGAAAATAACTTAGCAGTAAAAATGGTTCTTTTCAATAACGGCGGTTTGGGGCTTGTGAGACAGCTTCAGGAGTTTTACTGCGATGGAAGATATCATCAGGTTAATTTCAAATTTACACCGGACTTTGTCAAATTAGCAGAAAGCTACGGGATAAAGGCAGAGAGGATAGAGAGCCGAAAAGAGCTGCCGCAGGCGGTAGACCGGATGCTATCGGAAGAAGGCAGTTTTCTGTTGGAATGTATGGTGGATATAAGAGAAAATGTCTACCCGATGGTATTAAACGGTTCACCCATAAATAAGATGATTGGAGGGTGA
- the ilvN gene encoding acetolactate synthase small subunit produces MKTILSVLVENHPGVLSRVAGLFSRRGFNIDSLAVGTTENPEISRMTIVVEGDEYIVEQVKKQLNKLVDVIKVSKISSDDSVSRELVLIKVDAEPKNRSEIIQIAEIFRANIVDVSRRSMIIELTGDKDKINAFEELVRPFGIKELVRTGLIAMNRGPKTIKVDEEEKD; encoded by the coding sequence GTGAAGACCATACTTTCAGTACTGGTAGAAAATCACCCGGGAGTGTTATCCAGGGTGGCGGGACTTTTCAGCAGGCGGGGATTTAATATAGACAGTTTGGCCGTCGGTACAACGGAAAACCCTGAAATTTCCCGCATGACCATAGTTGTTGAAGGCGATGAATATATAGTGGAACAGGTAAAAAAGCAATTAAATAAATTGGTGGATGTCATAAAGGTAAGCAAGATTAGCTCCGATGATTCGGTCAGCAGGGAGCTTGTGCTAATAAAGGTGGATGCGGAACCCAAAAACAGGTCAGAAATAATACAGATTGCCGAAATATTCCGGGCAAATATAGTTGATGTCAGCAGAAGGTCAATGATTATCGAACTTACGGGAGATAAGGACAAAATAAACGCTTTTGAAGAACTGGTAAGGCCCTTCGGGATTAAGGAGCTTGTCAGGACCGGCCTTATTGCTATGAACAGGGGTCCTAAGACAATCAAAGTGGATGAAGAAGAAAAAGATTGA